From a single Miscanthus floridulus cultivar M001 chromosome 8, ASM1932011v1, whole genome shotgun sequence genomic region:
- the LOC136471903 gene encoding uncharacterized protein yields MSLSARFDLRASLQQLQPPPSHASMSEGGAFANAGNLEHCARYLNQTLVTFGFPASLDLFATDPVSIARTCNCIYALLQQRQRDIEFRESTNDQRQRMQSDISRLEAKIERMDAQLAAKDRELATLTRTEAKNTAALKSQIDKLQQERDEFQKMVIGNQQVRTQQIHEMKKKEKEYIKLQEKLNQVLMEKKKESSRSGMEIMNLLQKEGRQRGTWNGKKNDNDYYKMIVDAYEVKKQELMQENADLRALLRSMQMDMREFLNAPNGSSQPTVTANGRQESGSPQSPLGGKTDVFDLPFHMARDHIEESLRTKMTSIKARMTQLQDAQKGAEVTSEATDRELELEAQLVEARSIIQEQASIMSKHFTKSDKPSGRRHSGLDGEREASAEV; encoded by the exons ATGTCGTTGTCGGCGCGCTTCGATCTCCGG GCCTCGTTGCAGCAgctgcagccgccgccgtcgcacGCCAGCATGAG CGAAGGGGGCGCGTTCGCAAACGCGGGGAACCTGGAGCACTGCGCCCGGTACCTTAACCAGACGCTCGTCACCTTCGGATTCCCCGCATCTCTCGACCTCTTCGCCACCGATCCG GTCTCGATTGCAAGAACATGTAACTGCATCTATGCACTGCTGCAGCAGCGGCAGAGGGATATTGAGTTCAGGGAGTCCACAAATGACCAGCGGCAGCG GATGCAATCTGATATATCACGACTGGAAGCCAAGATTGAGAGAATGGATGCTCAATTAGCAGCGAAAGATCGAGAGCTAGCCACTCTTACTCGAACG GAGGCCAAAAACACTGCTGCTCTGAAGTCTCAGATTGATAAGCTGCAGCAAGAACGtgatgaatttcagaaaatggtTATAGGAAATCAG CAAGTACGCACCCAGCAAATTCatgaaatgaagaagaaagagaaggaataCATAAAGTTGCAG GAGAAGCTAAATCAGGTATTGATGGAGAAGAAAAAAGAATCATCCCGTTCTGGAATGGAGATAATGAACTTGTTGCAG AAAGAAGGACGGCAACGTGGAACATGGAATGGAAAAAAGAATGAcaatgattattacaaaatgatT GTTGATGCATATGAAGTGAAGAAACAAGAGCTGATGCAAGAGAATGCAGATTTACGGGCACTGTTACGTTCAATGCAG ATGGACATGCGTGAGTTCCTCAATGCCCCAAATGGGTCATCACAACCTACTGTTACTGCTAATGGAAGACAGGAGTCAGGGTCTCCTCAGTCTCCACTTGGTGGCAAGACG GATGTCTTTGACCTGCCCTTTCATATGGCCAGAGATCATATAGAAGAGAGTTTGCGCACAAAAATGACTTCAATCAAG GCACGAATGACACAACTTCAAGATGCTCAGAAAGGTGCAGAAGTGACTTCAGAGGCAACTGACCGGGAGCTTGAGCTTGAAGCTCAACTGGTTGAAGCAAGAAGCATCATCCAAGAGCAG GCTTCCATCATGTCGAAGCACTTCACCAAGTCTGATAAGCCAAG TGGCAGGAGGCATAGCGGTCTGGATGGCGAGCGTGAGGCATCTGCCGAGGTGTAA